TAACTTTACAACTTTAAAGACTAAATCCACGCACACGACAATTTCAACTTTATCAGTTCTCTCTAGCAGCTTTCCCGACTTTTACCGACTTGTGTTCAAACAAAATCTGTACAACTGATTTTTCcaactttaaatgcaatagATATAGCCACAACTTTACAACTTTTAAAGACTATACCCACGCACACAACAAtgtcttttttctttaaacaaCTGCACCTTCATATAACCGATTTAGGACTGGACGAGCCCCCATgtaagattgtttattattattgtttattattaatttaattattagtttaattctaaatgcggtaattatataaagtattctTAGTTTGTGACCGAACGACTGCTGCTGAGAACTCGACTGACTGCAACGCTGACTTCCACTCGACTCCACTGCTGCCTTGCGATCGTTCCTTCGATGACTGATTGTCGATAACTTCGATTTCCGACaatcatgttgctgctcaacagcgctgccaaccgggttgttgccagccttcagccttactccatgttacatttatcattttttttttacatttacttatattttttttgatttgtaCATAGatcttgtttgtttgttttgtaaagCTTTAAAGCGGACGCCATTATGTGTGTGCAAACGTGAGGATTTGCAAGAAGCGAAAAGTTAAACTTAAAGCCAACCCATTTAATACGTATAACTAACATGTAAGATTAAGGGaagtactttttttttggtttcaaCGATTATCGAGGTTAGACAAGAAGTTTTGTGCAGCCGACCTCGGCCCAGGTCTCTAAAAAAGACAAGCAGCTTAACTTAGTTATACGAATCTATACGATTAAGCCGAACTAGTGGGTAAGCGTACATGTATAGCGAATATATACGATACTTTTCTTTATACTTGTGTACTTCCTAAGTAATTTGTGCGATGCCGAATACCGAGTTGCGAATTAAACGTTAAaaattttcataaacaacCAATTTTCATTGACAACCACCCGACGAGTAAGGATTTGGTTTCACAGCATCACAACCGTTTTACTACTTTGTTAGACCTTTTAATTTTGGTCTCTCCTTCGGCGGGCGGTGGAGTAAATGAGCAAATACCTGAAGATGCAGTAGTGGACTTGGACTTCTTTTTCTTCGATAATCTGCCCTTGCGTCGAACGGGGACTTGCTCCTTGGGCTTACATGGCGAAATGGGCATCAGAACGGTAAAGTTTTTTAACAACTCTGGATTGGGCGTTTTATCCCAGTGCTCACTAAGGATTCGCATTGAGAATCAATCAAATCAATCGTGATCACTTATACAGACTTACTTTGGCATACAATTCGGCGGAACCACCACATCCAGAACGTTGTCTATTAGCCGCGATTTGAGCATGCGGTCGTTCGTGGTGGTCGAGTGCATGGACGGCGATGTATTGATCTCGATCAGCCAGGGCTTCAGGTTATTATCAATGATTATGTCATAGCCATAGACCTCGAAACAATGACGATCGTTGGCCATCACCGGAGCCACTGCGTCCAAGGAGTGCCTGATGGTGGCGGTGATGCGGCTCCACAGCATATCCGAAACGCCCTCGCCTCGCAGGCTGTCCAAGTACAGCCACAGATTCTGGAGTGGCCATTTGCCACCATGGATGGAATTGTACTCTTGCTAGATATTAGagtaaaacatttataaagCAAATGTTAAGTGGGCGCAaaacgcttttttttttatcaaacaCACTTATTTGCAATGTTGACTTAGGACTTATGTACTCTTACGTACACGGACTTGGCTACTTACATTCGTTTTCTGGATGCTGACGTTCGTCAAGTGCATAAACACGTTATCAATCTCAGTTTCGTCGTACTTCTCGGTGCAAAAACGGCAGAAACCCTCCTTATAGAGATAAGCCTTGAGCGGATTGAATGTGGTCACAAGGACGAAGAGTCGCAGGTCGAATTTCTTGCCGCCGATCAGCAGTGGATTGTCGATGTACTTGGAAATGACGCAGGTGTCCCGGTTGATTTGCGGATAGAAGGTGCGCGCATCGTATGCGAATTTTTTCAGTTTGGACAACTTGTTGACCAGATAGATACCTACACCCTGGGACTTGCTGCATGGCTTCACTATCCACGTGCTGGCCGGATTGCGATGGAAGACCTCGACGAACATTTGGTAATCGGAGGGGAGGACAAAGGTCATGGGTATGATGTCCAGGTGCTTGTAACGGGTACCGCCTATGCCCAGTTTCGTATCCGGTGGATGGCTTTGAGCCAACGGATCGCCACGTCGCTCCAGATCTTTGCGATAGCGCTTGATGTTCTTGATTAGCAAATCCTTGCGCGACAGCTCAATGGAGTTCGGGAAGTGGTTAATGACTCTGCGGTGAGATCTTAGATGGTTAGACAAAAAGTTGCTAACCACTACTTACTGATCTGATCGCATGCGATATGGATGATCGATGCCGAAGATGTAGCGACAATTCTGGGTGCACGCCCAATAGAAGTTCCATTCGCCATTAAAGGAGGGCACCTGTAGCCAACCTCTTTTCTGGAAATTGCTGACCAGCGCAGACTTGTCCCAATCTGTGCTGTAGTAAATGCCGTTTCGGGATTTCGGTGGTCTCAGTCGATTCCGGATGTAATGCAGACCATTGATGGGCTGGGTGATTAACTTGACCTCAGGCAGGTCATCGTCACTAGTGCAACTGCCGCCGCATTTCTGGCGAAGATTCCTCAGAGGACTGGTCTGTCTTCGCGTGCTCATTTGGGTGGTTGTATTTTAGATACTGCCCCTCTTTATGCTGATAACTGAGAATTTTGCCTAATTTTGAAGCGATCGTACTTCAGTTGCTGACAATTTAATTATGGCCTGGCTGATGCCCCCGCGTTGGCATCTAGTAAGCCCATAACCTTTCAAGAATAGGACCTTGGGTTCCAGAGAGCATACTTATTT
The DNA window shown above is from Drosophila melanogaster chromosome X and carries:
- the TTLL1A gene encoding tubulin tyrosine ligase-like 1A; the protein is MSTRRQTSPLRNLRQKCGGSCTSDDDLPEVKLITQPINGLHYIRNRLRPPKSRNGIYYSTDWDKSALVSNFQKRGWLQVPSFNGEWNFYWACTQNCRYIFGIDHPYRMRSDQVINHFPNSIELSRKDLLIKNIKRYRKDLERRGDPLAQSHPPDTKLGIGGTRYKHLDIIPMTFVLPSDYQMFVEVFHRNPASTWIVKPCSKSQGVGIYLVNKLSKLKKFAYDARTFYPQINRDTCVISKYIDNPLLIGGKKFDLRLFVLVTTFNPLKAYLYKEGFCRFCTEKYDETEIDNVFMHLTNVSIQKTNQEYNSIHGGKWPLQNLWLYLDSLRGEGVSDMLWSRITATIRHSLDAVAPVMANDRHCFEVYGYDIIIDNNLKPWLIEINTSPSMHSTTTNDRMLKSRLIDNVLDVVVPPNCMPNEHWDKTPNPELLKNFTVLMPISPCKPKEQVPVRRKGRLSKKKKSKSTTASSGICSFTPPPAEGETKIKRSNKVVKRL